The window TCCTTCTTCTCATGGTCTTGCTCCGTTACGTGCCTCGCAGGCGGATGGTTGAGATCTATCTGCTGAATCTGGCCATCTCCAACCTTCTGTTTCTGGTGACACTGCCCTTCTGGGGCATCTCCGTGGCCTGGCATTGGGTCTTCGGGAGTTTCTTGTGCAAGATGGTGAGCACTCTTTATACTATTAACTTTTACAGTGGCATCTTTTTCATTAGCTGCATGAGCCTGGACAAGTACCTGGAGATCGTTCATGCTCAGCCCTACCACAGGCTGAGGACCCGGGCCAAGAGCCTGCTCCTTGCTACCATAGTATGGGCTGTGTCCCTGGCCGTCTCCATCCCTGATATGGTCTTTGTACAGACACATGAAAATCCCAAGGGTGTGTGGAACTGCCACGCAGATTTCGGCGGGCATGGGACCATTTGGAAGCTCTTCCTCCGCTTCCAGCAGAACCTCCTAGGGTTTCTCCTTCCACTCCTTGCCATGATCTTCTTCTACTCCCGTATTGGTTGTGTCTTGGTGAGGCTGAGGCCCGCAGGCCAGGGCCGGGCTTTAAAAATAGCTGCAGCCTTGGTGGTGGCCTTCTTCGTGCTATGGTTCCCATACAATCTCACCTTGTTTCTGCATACGCTGTTGGACCTGCAAGTATTCGGGAACTGTGAGGTCAGCCAGCATCTAGACTACGCACTCCAGGTAACAGAGAGCATCGCCTTCCTTCACTGCTGCTTTTCCCCCATCCTGTATGCCTTCTCCAGTCACCGCTTCCGCCAGTACCTGAAGGCTTTCCTGGCTGCCGTGCTTGGATGGCACCTGGCACCTGGCACTGCCCAGGCCTCATTATCCAGCTGTTCTGAGAGCAGCATACTTACTGCCCAAGAGGAAATGACTGGCATGAATGACCTTGGAGAGAGGCAGTCTGAGAACTACCCTAACAAGGAGGATGTGGGGAATAAATCAGCCTGAGTGACCAAATTTTGGTCTGGTGGGAACAGATGGGAACCAGCTCAATTGGGTGTCCACTCAAAGTGCTCTCTCCAGGGGCCTCAGTGACTGTGTTGCTAAACCCAGTGGTCAGTTCTCAGTTCTCAGCCATCAGCAGCATTTGCTCGCCCCGCCTTCTTCCTCCACTTTCTTCACTTGCTTCCAGGATACCACGCTTTCTTTTCTGAATTGCTAcaatctttcttccttccttccttgcttccttccttccttccttccctctctccctccctccctccctcgcttcttcccttcctcctttcctcccttcctactttccttccttccttctgacagggtcttgctctattgctctgtcacccaggctggaatgcagtggcgagatctccgctcactgtagcctcctccccctgggttgaagcaattctcatgcctcagcctcccaagtagccaggactataggcacctgccaccatgcctggctaatttttgtattttttttctttctttctttcttttcttttttttttttttttgagacggagtctcactcttgttgcccaggctggacaacaatggcgcgatctcggctcactgcaacctccacctcccggattcaagcgattctcctgcctcagcctcctgagtagctggaactacatgcgcgtgccaccacgcacagctaatttttataattttagtagagatggggtttcactgcgttggccaggatgatctcgatctcttgaccttgggatccacccgccttggcctcccaaagtgctgggattacaggtgtgagccaccatgcctggccctaatttttgtgtttttattagaaacagagtttcaccatgttggccaggctggagaatTGCTGTAATAGTTTTCCAACTGGCCCCTGtccttcctctctcttgctctcctcCCATCTCATCTGCACctagcagccagagtgatcctgaTACTCTCGGCCTTTACTTCCGCCTCCCTCAGAGCAGCAGCCTGTCAAAACACCagattacaacaaatttagtttaaaggTCTCAATTAGCGTTATTGGCAattctagaatcaggcaacaGACTCATTGAATCAGGAACAGATTCACTCCATAAAATACAGAGAGTGCTGCAATGAGCTGGGTAGAAGAGGTTAGTTTTATAGACAGGAAGGGGCTGtcaaaggcagaaagaaatgaagaacaaaaaaaaagattgatttttttttttttgagacaggatctcactctgtcatccaggctgaagtccaatcccacaatcatggctcactgcagccaccacctcctgagctcaagtgatcctcccatctaagcccccaagtagctaggactacaggagcacaccaccacacctggctaatttttgtattttttgtggagacagggtctcagtatgttacccaggttggactGGAAacccttggctcaagcaatttgcctgcctcagcctcccaaagtgctgggattacaggcgtgagccactgcacagggcCAGATTCatcatttcaaagttactttctaTATGCGGCCGGAACAGGGTGGTTGACATCAGTTTTCTTCAggttactttttaataatgattaAAACGGGGAACTTCATTATCATGAGCATGGTTACTGTCTGCATTATTACGCCAACTGAAACTGTCATGTTTGGGAATTTGGCTGTTAACTCTGTCTCCAGGAGTCTCAAAGGTCAGATAACAACTTAGTTTTGGTTTGAGGACATGGAACTTTAATACGACAgattccattttggtttggtctggtcaGCTGGGACCTAGTGCAGGAGgttagtccaaaacaatggccttcCATAGTTTTTACTTAACAAGCCCAACTCCTTACGGTAATCCTTTAAGGCCTATGTGATCTGCCCTCACCCTGGC is drawn from Homo sapiens chromosome 3, GRCh38.p14 Primary Assembly and contains these coding sequences:
- the ACKR2 gene encoding atypical chemokine receptor 2, with product MAATASPQPLATEDADSENSSFYYYDYLDEVAFMLCRKDAVVSFGKVFLPVFYSLIFVLGLSGNLLLLMVLLRYVPRRRMVEIYLLNLAISNLLFLVTLPFWGISVAWHWVFGSFLCKMVSTLYTINFYSGIFFISCMSLDKYLEIVHAQPYHRLRTRAKSLLLATIVWAVSLAVSIPDMVFVQTHENPKGVWNCHADFGGHGTIWKLFLRFQQNLLGFLLPLLAMIFFYSRIGCVLVRLRPAGQGRALKIAAALVVAFFVLWFPYNLTLFLHTLLDLQVFGNCEVSQHLDYALQVTESIAFLHCCFSPILYAFSSHRFRQYLKAFLAAVLGWHLAPGTAQASLSSCSESSILTAQEEMTGMNDLGERQSENYPNKEDVGNKSA